A window of Selenomonas ruminantium subsp. lactilytica TAM6421 contains these coding sequences:
- a CDS encoding type IV secretory system conjugative DNA transfer family protein, whose product MSVAAIGEDAEIRCHKVKVVLVLMTIFALLGMEAATESIASDCNYDDSLGRFLMVYDYPIYGFWNYWLWSYGRIGTLIPDIILRGDRWFYGFLLAGGLMSCVYIRNARLLITHGSAKWASRKDIEKAELTGNTGVILGINPYTHKLMRDDSSAHILLLAPTRSGKGVCVIIPTCLTWTHSIFVTDVKGENWIKSAGYRKKYMGQKCIKFEPLNNDGSSAKWNPLSEIRMETPYEGSDVDTISGILVNPKGENKDGDYWPQAGKALLKSAIIHHLYWFKREKRPLPNLTNILSSVSNLTELLASMGSYAHITVEDFFQSPNVFQVCYGENYITDFSGYNTALSELAGREIRLTSVNELKAELRNYSLKGAKEDRLERKIAAMEENLAELEEEEEKISSRQDEADMAYEEADLRADEGKAKAAELREKLARGEVTAEESIAADNAASELIKEAAHCKLMADKAERMMKQIAMRKADLMEQIDVLKKKIGELEQEAGGGEKIDFKDGAKPWYKLLVHPKVLECAQSLLPKVKSAGGEISGIQSTAATCLNLYQDPIVQENTSTSDFLVEDLLNPEQTVSFFLVIPPNDLERLTPLVRLLINMMLNRLIRDMKDEHIAGIKRQRLLMMLDEFAQFGKFETIETAMAVCASFGIKMCIVTQTITQLYKSYTKDQAIMGNCHTQVMFTPNQDGGVTAKNISDSLGKETILTENKNDGGGGLFKGSTSKSGMGRNLLMPEEVAKMPFEREIIMCARHNPIYGEKLLYFNDKRFKERAAIPPPVYSDTVRKVATFRDIEAITRPIMHDMRLAQERVRQARSAEM is encoded by the coding sequence GTGAGTGTAGCAGCAATTGGTGAAGATGCCGAAATAAGATGTCATAAAGTAAAAGTCGTTTTGGTGCTGATGACGATTTTTGCTCTGCTGGGAATGGAAGCAGCAACCGAGAGCATTGCTTCTGACTGCAACTATGATGACTCTCTGGGAAGATTCCTTATGGTATATGACTATCCCATCTATGGTTTCTGGAATTACTGGCTCTGGAGTTATGGCAGGATAGGCACGCTTATACCGGATATAATCCTGCGGGGCGACAGATGGTTCTATGGCTTCCTGCTGGCCGGTGGCCTTATGAGTTGTGTCTATATTCGCAATGCCAGACTGCTGATAACCCATGGCTCTGCAAAATGGGCCAGCAGGAAGGATATTGAAAAAGCAGAGCTTACAGGAAATACCGGCGTGATTTTGGGGATAAATCCCTATACACATAAGCTGATGCGGGATGACAGTTCGGCGCATATCCTGCTATTGGCACCCACGAGGTCGGGCAAAGGCGTATGCGTGATTATTCCTACTTGCCTTACCTGGACACATTCCATCTTTGTAACGGATGTCAAAGGGGAGAACTGGATTAAAAGCGCCGGATACCGGAAAAAGTATATGGGGCAGAAGTGCATAAAGTTTGAACCCCTGAATAATGATGGCAGTTCTGCCAAATGGAATCCGCTATCGGAAATCCGCATGGAAACACCTTATGAGGGAAGTGATGTGGATACCATAAGCGGGATACTGGTCAATCCCAAGGGAGAGAATAAGGACGGGGATTATTGGCCGCAGGCTGGTAAGGCGCTGTTAAAGTCTGCAATAATCCATCACTTGTATTGGTTTAAGCGGGAAAAGAGGCCATTGCCCAATCTGACCAATATCCTGTCTTCAGTATCGAATCTGACGGAGCTTTTGGCATCCATGGGTTCCTATGCACATATTACCGTAGAAGATTTTTTTCAGAGTCCCAATGTGTTCCAAGTCTGCTATGGAGAAAACTATATCACGGATTTTTCAGGCTACAATACGGCCTTGTCTGAACTGGCTGGCCGGGAGATACGGTTGACTTCGGTAAATGAATTAAAGGCGGAACTTCGGAATTATTCACTGAAGGGTGCGAAAGAGGACAGGCTGGAGAGAAAAATAGCTGCTATGGAAGAGAATCTTGCCGAATTGGAGGAGGAAGAGGAGAAAATATCCAGCAGGCAGGATGAAGCCGATATGGCCTATGAAGAAGCGGATCTACGGGCAGACGAGGGCAAAGCCAAAGCTGCGGAACTGCGGGAAAAATTAGCCAGAGGCGAAGTTACAGCGGAAGAATCCATAGCTGCTGATAATGCGGCCAGTGAACTCATAAAGGAAGCAGCCCACTGCAAACTGATGGCAGATAAGGCCGAGCGGATGATGAAACAGATTGCCATGCGGAAAGCCGACCTGATGGAACAGATTGACGTGCTGAAAAAGAAGATAGGCGAACTGGAACAGGAAGCAGGCGGTGGAGAGAAGATTGATTTTAAGGATGGCGCTAAGCCCTGGTATAAGCTGCTGGTGCATCCCAAGGTACTGGAATGTGCGCAAAGCCTTCTGCCGAAGGTGAAAAGTGCCGGCGGGGAAATAAGCGGCATTCAGTCAACGGCTGCAACCTGCTTGAATCTGTATCAGGATCCGATTGTACAGGAAAATACCAGTACTTCAGATTTTCTGGTGGAGGATTTATTAAATCCGGAGCAGACTGTATCCTTCTTTCTGGTAATTCCGCCAAATGATTTGGAAAGGCTTACGCCATTGGTGCGGCTGCTTATAAACATGATGCTGAACAGGCTCATCCGGGATATGAAGGATGAGCATATAGCAGGCATAAAACGTCAGCGGCTGCTTATGATGCTTGATGAATTTGCGCAATTCGGCAAGTTTGAGACCATCGAGACGGCTATGGCGGTCTGTGCAAGTTTTGGTATCAAGATGTGTATTGTGACGCAGACCATCACTCAGCTGTATAAGAGCTATACCAAGGATCAGGCGATTATGGGCAACTGCCATACGCAGGTTATGTTTACACCCAATCAGGATGGCGGTGTGACGGCCAAGAATATATCTGATTCCCTGGGAAAGGAAACCATACTTACGGAAAATAAGAACGATGGTGGTGGCGGCCTGTTCAAGGGAAGTACATCTAAATCCGGTATGGGGCGTAATCTGCTGATGCCGGAAGAGGTGGCCAAGATGCCCTTTGAACGGGAAATCATCATGTGTGCCAGACATAATCCGATTTACGGAGAGAAGCTCTTATACTTCAACGATAAGCGATTCAAGGAGCGGGCGGCTATCCCACCGCCAGTATATAGCGATACCGTAAGAAAAGTAGCTACATTCCGGGATATTGAGGCAATAACAAGACCAATTATGCATGATATGCGCTTAGCCCAGGAAAGGGTGCGGCAAGCTCGTTCTGCGGAAATGTAA
- a CDS encoding S26 family signal peptidase, whose translation MCRKRKRVVLGLCLGWMLILMGLISVEKRLPQLFVYNATASVPVGWYLLLSPQDVARDDMVVFTVPEDVQELAVERGWLPKGTKMLKRVGGLAGDMYGVNRSRQFYVNGIYIGQASLTDGKGQQMPDRSCCIHMVEEHRFLPIGDSSHSFDGRYYGTVPLDCIKNKAVLILPTGWLSRLWR comes from the coding sequence GTGTGCAGGAAAAGAAAACGAGTAGTTCTGGGACTTTGCCTTGGCTGGATGCTTATTCTTATGGGGCTCATAAGCGTGGAGAAAAGGCTGCCGCAGCTGTTTGTATATAATGCGACGGCCAGTGTGCCGGTAGGATGGTATTTGCTGTTGTCCCCGCAGGATGTTGCCAGGGATGATATGGTGGTTTTTACTGTGCCGGAGGATGTTCAGGAATTAGCCGTAGAACGCGGCTGGCTGCCAAAGGGCACGAAGATGCTGAAGCGTGTCGGTGGGCTGGCTGGCGATATGTATGGTGTAAACAGGAGCCGGCAGTTCTATGTGAATGGCATTTACATCGGGCAGGCAAGTCTGACAGATGGCAAGGGGCAGCAAATGCCTGACAGGAGTTGCTGCATCCATATGGTGGAAGAACATCGCTTCTTGCCGATTGGCGATAGTTCGCATTCCTTTGATGGCCGCTATTATGGTACAGTGCCGCTGGATTGCATTAAAAACAAGGCTGTGTTGATTTTGCCGACAGGTTGGCTCAGTCGGTTATGGAGATAA
- a CDS encoding PHP domain-containing protein, producing MVDLHVHTNASDGTDSTEKLLKKLRSAGIKTFAVTDHDTIDGICSMEYWVPDDMAFIRGIEVSCITEVRNCHILGYGFNKDVRQFGNMVHEAIEKRQDVVKRHLEYIAKEHQIEIDEDARIDLLDRANGDWKALLGKMLVSMGKAADEKQAVDMYIKPCNTNDIRIDAREAIKAILAAGGIPVWAHPYGGYTKRDMNDADFDKQLHILLEAGLQGIECYYSDFDEAQIESLLAVAKKHNLYISGGSDYHGENKNIALGTLNRYGKEVREEDLTILAELNRRQKEKPFPLIEIEEWHNPGACFWFEPVKIKDLSQNTYALDNLDFMKEAEISISEESFADFLYPVFKKHFDENMPENKGRYEQYPEGRRYITEFEWYLTENFYSYTSIETILKEIEEVAHLLAVDYDNAKLDFMREGFEHLPNYLPRYWRMSEKLSRDEVDEIVRENIGHVVDFYDRFVKSLRSMMETGQKAGYKLISVCGP from the coding sequence GTGGTTGATTTGCATGTGCATACAAATGCCTCTGATGGGACGGACAGCACGGAAAAACTTTTGAAGAAGCTGAGATCTGCCGGTATCAAGACTTTTGCGGTTACTGATCATGATACTATCGATGGCATTTGCAGTATGGAATATTGGGTTCCGGATGACATGGCTTTTATACGGGGCATTGAAGTAAGTTGCATCACTGAGGTCAGGAATTGCCACATTTTGGGATATGGCTTCAATAAAGATGTGCGGCAGTTCGGAAACATGGTACATGAGGCCATAGAAAAAAGGCAGGATGTAGTAAAGCGCCACTTGGAGTATATTGCAAAGGAGCATCAAATTGAGATAGATGAAGATGCACGCATAGATTTGCTGGATCGTGCCAATGGTGATTGGAAGGCTCTCTTAGGGAAAATGCTGGTTTCCATGGGGAAGGCAGCTGATGAAAAGCAGGCCGTCGATATGTATATCAAGCCCTGCAACACGAATGACATTCGTATAGATGCCAGAGAGGCAATAAAGGCGATCCTGGCTGCTGGCGGTATTCCTGTATGGGCGCATCCCTATGGCGGCTACACCAAGCGGGACATGAATGATGCAGATTTTGATAAGCAGCTGCATATACTGCTGGAGGCAGGTCTGCAGGGAATAGAATGCTATTATTCGGATTTTGATGAAGCGCAGATTGAATCGCTTCTGGCCGTTGCGAAGAAACATAACCTCTACATTAGCGGTGGCAGTGATTATCACGGCGAGAATAAGAATATCGCTTTGGGGACACTAAATCGGTATGGGAAGGAGGTTAGGGAAGAAGACCTTACTATCCTTGCGGAGCTAAACAGACGCCAAAAAGAAAAGCCGTTCCCGCTTATCGAAATTGAAGAGTGGCATAATCCGGGAGCGTGCTTCTGGTTTGAGCCGGTAAAAATTAAGGACTTATCGCAAAATACATATGCCTTGGACAATCTGGATTTCATGAAGGAAGCGGAGATATCAATATCAGAGGAGTCTTTTGCAGATTTCCTGTACCCCGTATTCAAAAAGCACTTTGATGAAAATATGCCGGAGAATAAGGGAAGATACGAGCAATATCCTGAGGGCAGGAGATACATTACCGAATTTGAATGGTATTTGACGGAGAATTTTTATAGCTATACAAGCATAGAGACCATATTAAAGGAAATCGAGGAGGTGGCGCATCTCCTAGCCGTTGATTACGATAATGCCAAATTGGATTTCATGAGGGAGGGCTTTGAGCATCTTCCAAATTATCTGCCCAGATATTGGCGTATGTCTGAGAAACTGTCGAGGGATGAGGTTGATGAAATCGTCCGGGAAAATATTGGCCATGTGGTCGATTTCTATGACCGATTCGTGAAATCTCTGCGGTCAATGATGGAGACTGGTCAAAAAGCGGGGTATAAGCTGATTTCAGTATGTGGCCCCTGA
- a CDS encoding IS256 family transposase produces MARKKKEIHKVEMTDGKRAIIQQLFQEYNIESTTDIQDALKDLLGGTIKEMMETEMDEHLGYSKSERSDSENARNGYKTKSLNSRYGSFQIDVPQDRQSSFQPQVVKKRQKDISAIDEKIISMYAKGMTTRQISETLKDIYGFAASEGFISDVTDKILPQIEEWQSRPLSSIYPIIFIDAIHFSVRHDNMITKLAAYVVMGINEDGRKEVLTIEVGENESSKYWLGVLNSLKNRAVRDILILCSDGLTGLKEAISAAFPKTEHQRCIVHMVRNTLKYVANKDMKNFAKDLRTIYTAPDEKAAVKRLEEVDKKWTPHYPAALKRWSDNWDVITPIFKFSTDVRTAFYTTNAIESLNSSYRRLNSQRSVFPSQQALLKALYLATFEATKKWSMPIRNWGKVRGELTIMYPDRL; encoded by the coding sequence ATGGCAAGAAAGAAAAAAGAGATTCACAAGGTAGAAATGACCGATGGCAAGCGTGCCATCATCCAGCAGCTGTTCCAAGAGTACAACATCGAGAGCACCACAGATATCCAAGATGCCCTAAAGGATTTGCTCGGCGGCACCATCAAGGAAATGATGGAAACGGAAATGGATGAGCATCTGGGCTATAGCAAATCTGAGCGTTCCGACAGTGAGAATGCCCGCAACGGGTATAAAACCAAGAGCCTCAATAGCCGCTATGGCAGCTTTCAGATTGATGTCCCACAGGATCGTCAGTCATCCTTCCAGCCTCAGGTCGTCAAGAAGCGGCAGAAGGATATTTCCGCCATTGACGAGAAAATTATCTCTATGTATGCCAAAGGTATGACTACCAGACAGATTTCCGAAACCTTGAAAGACATATACGGTTTTGCGGCTTCGGAGGGCTTCATATCCGATGTTACCGATAAAATCCTACCTCAGATTGAGGAATGGCAGAGCAGGCCGCTTTCCAGTATCTACCCCATAATTTTCATTGATGCCATCCACTTTTCTGTAAGACATGACAATATGATTACCAAGCTGGCAGCCTATGTAGTAATGGGGATAAACGAAGATGGCCGCAAGGAAGTCCTTACGATTGAAGTAGGCGAAAATGAGAGCAGCAAATACTGGCTGGGTGTTCTGAACAGTCTCAAGAACCGTGCCGTAAGGGATATCCTTATTCTTTGCTCTGATGGGCTTACCGGCCTGAAAGAGGCCATTTCTGCAGCATTTCCGAAAACAGAGCACCAGCGCTGCATTGTCCACATGGTGCGCAATACGCTGAAATACGTCGCCAACAAAGACATGAAAAATTTTGCCAAAGATCTCCGCACCATCTATACCGCCCCTGATGAGAAGGCCGCCGTTAAGCGGCTGGAGGAAGTGGACAAAAAATGGACACCCCATTATCCAGCGGCGCTGAAGCGCTGGTCTGACAACTGGGATGTAATAACGCCGATCTTCAAGTTCTCAACAGACGTCCGTACAGCGTTTTACACGACCAACGCCATTGAGAGTCTGAACTCCTCATATCGCCGTCTGAACAGCCAGAGAAGTGTTTTCCCCAGTCAGCAGGCCCTGTTAAAGGCCTTGTATCTGGCAACGTTTGAGGCTACCAAGAAATGGTCTATGCCCATCCGGAACTGGGGCAAGGTCAGAGGCGAGCTGACGATTATGTATCCTGATAGATTGTAA
- a CDS encoding IS110 family transposase — MNAVGIDVSKGRSTVAVVKPFGETVAKPFEVRHTKSGMNDLVNYLNTLDGECRVVLEHTGRYYEPMVRWLSGAGLFVSAVNPKLIKNFDNNSLRRVKTDKADAKKIARYALDKWPELRQYTAMDKIRTQLKLMNRQMSFYQKQQTAYKNNLIALVDETYPGANKFFTSPKRPDGSEKWIDFIEKFWHVDCVCNISLSSFTDKYQKWCKKHGYNFQPDKPKEIRDASLELIAILPKDDMTKMFIHQAVEQLNAISKAVEELRQQMDSLASKLPEYPVVMSMFGVGTTLGPQLIAEIGDVHKFTKRSQLTAFAGVDPGVNESGDYAQKSVHTTKHGSPYLRKTLYLIMDVLIKLQPEDDPVYRFMVKKRDEGKPYYVYMTAGANKFLRIYFGKVKEYLSSLPLE; from the coding sequence ATGAACGCAGTAGGGATTGATGTCTCGAAAGGCAGAAGCACAGTTGCCGTAGTAAAGCCTTTTGGTGAGACAGTAGCCAAACCTTTTGAGGTACGTCACACTAAAAGCGGCATGAACGACCTCGTGAATTATTTAAATACCTTAGACGGCGAATGCCGCGTTGTCTTGGAGCACACAGGCCGCTACTACGAACCAATGGTTCGCTGGCTTTCTGGTGCCGGCCTGTTTGTTAGTGCTGTGAACCCCAAGTTAATCAAGAACTTCGATAACAACTCCCTGCGCCGCGTCAAAACAGATAAAGCTGATGCAAAGAAGATTGCACGCTACGCCCTTGACAAATGGCCTGAGCTGCGTCAGTATACAGCTATGGATAAAATACGTACACAGCTCAAACTCATGAACCGCCAGATGAGCTTCTACCAGAAGCAGCAGACGGCATACAAAAACAATTTAATAGCCTTAGTTGATGAAACCTATCCGGGAGCCAATAAATTCTTCACCAGCCCCAAGCGGCCAGATGGCAGCGAAAAGTGGATAGACTTCATCGAAAAATTTTGGCATGTGGATTGTGTTTGCAATATCAGCCTGTCTTCCTTTACAGACAAGTACCAGAAGTGGTGCAAAAAGCACGGCTATAATTTCCAGCCTGACAAGCCAAAGGAAATACGTGATGCTTCGTTGGAACTGATTGCCATATTACCTAAAGATGATATGACGAAAATGTTTATCCATCAGGCTGTAGAACAGCTAAATGCCATTTCCAAGGCCGTAGAGGAACTTCGTCAACAAATGGATAGCCTAGCTTCCAAACTGCCGGAATATCCTGTTGTTATGTCCATGTTCGGCGTAGGAACGACTCTTGGCCCACAGCTCATTGCCGAGATTGGCGATGTGCATAAATTCACCAAGCGCAGTCAGCTTACAGCCTTTGCAGGTGTAGACCCTGGAGTTAATGAATCTGGTGACTATGCCCAAAAGAGCGTTCACACCACTAAACATGGGTCTCCATATCTGAGAAAAACGTTATACCTCATAATGGATGTCTTGATTAAGCTACAACCAGAAGACGACCCTGTATACAGATTCATGGTGAAAAAACGTGATGAGGGTAAGCCCTACTACGTTTACATGACAGCCGGAGCAAATAAGTTCCTGCGAATCTACTTTGGTAAAGTCAAGGAATACTTAAGCAGCTTACCTTTGGAATAA
- a CDS encoding TrbI/VirB10 family protein, with translation MSGIKELRDGLAKKMSAMKEKQGKSELTNPSMAEGVNEKAYGLRKKVVYGIVLFLVSAFLSFSYFGMGSDEPQEKKTKQTDQAADANNMVNSDRQLQQMNNRVKNPNGMSPGAAPPMEGGKGTNGTAQNNARGNMETAEQGNGQRGADNNARYPVIPQRSYSGSYSSPYPVPLPLNPVKQAPQPKKEKEDYSASIAFAGDYGKDTKSADKPAETNEANLASKTGQQAFAGTSYMELTPNSLQAGTVIPAVLLTGINTDVGGQVMAQIESDVYDSLTGTQLLIPAGSRLVGTIGQGAKEGQNRVSVSWQTLIMPSGGSYTLGGSMIAADMSGYGGIPGRAHHHSGSLLRSGFFTSAVAALGAIASGNTSTTTNTYTAGQLAGQGAMSNLMNTASALIQKGVNNAGTTITVEAGKEFMVYVTMPVQFNPY, from the coding sequence ATGAGTGGCATTAAAGAACTTAGGGATGGCCTGGCTAAGAAGATGTCTGCCATGAAGGAAAAGCAGGGTAAGTCCGAGCTTACGAATCCTTCCATGGCGGAAGGGGTTAATGAGAAGGCATATGGCCTCAGGAAAAAGGTTGTATACGGGATTGTACTGTTCTTGGTCAGCGCTTTTTTGAGCTTTTCGTATTTTGGCATGGGTAGTGATGAACCCCAGGAGAAAAAGACGAAACAGACAGATCAGGCTGCCGATGCCAACAATATGGTCAATAGTGACAGGCAGCTGCAGCAAATGAATAACCGGGTAAAAAATCCCAATGGCATGAGTCCTGGGGCTGCTCCACCTATGGAAGGCGGAAAAGGGACGAATGGCACGGCCCAGAACAATGCCCGGGGCAATATGGAAACTGCTGAGCAGGGGAATGGGCAGCGGGGTGCAGACAATAACGCCAGATATCCGGTAATACCGCAGAGAAGTTATAGCGGAAGCTATAGCAGTCCCTATCCTGTGCCCCTGCCCTTAAATCCGGTGAAGCAGGCTCCGCAGCCCAAAAAGGAAAAAGAAGATTATAGTGCATCCATTGCCTTTGCCGGTGATTATGGTAAAGATACGAAATCTGCCGATAAACCTGCGGAAACGAATGAGGCCAATCTGGCCAGTAAAACAGGCCAGCAGGCATTTGCCGGCACTTCCTATATGGAATTGACACCAAACAGCCTGCAGGCCGGTACAGTGATACCAGCGGTGCTGCTTACAGGTATCAATACGGATGTGGGCGGTCAGGTAATGGCGCAGATTGAAAGCGATGTATATGATTCTTTGACCGGGACGCAGTTATTGATTCCTGCCGGGAGCAGACTGGTGGGAACCATTGGCCAGGGAGCAAAGGAAGGCCAGAATCGTGTATCTGTATCCTGGCAAACGCTGATTATGCCATCTGGAGGAAGCTATACGTTGGGCGGTTCGATGATCGCTGCCGATATGTCAGGTTATGGAGGCATCCCGGGACGGGCTCATCACCATAGCGGCAGCCTGCTTAGAAGCGGCTTCTTTACCTCGGCAGTAGCTGCCCTTGGAGCTATTGCCAGCGGCAATACATCAACAACAACAAATACCTATACCGCCGGTCAGCTGGCGGGACAGGGAGCCATGAGCAATCTGATGAATACGGCTTCAGCCCTTATCCAGAAAGGGGTAAATAATGCCGGAACAACCATTACGGTGGAAGCTGGCAAGGAGTTTATGGTGTATGTGACCATGCCTGTACAGTTCAATCCCTATTAA
- a CDS encoding helix-turn-helix domain-containing protein — MRLCKQFIEDLFTDFYSHPQIGKSSQVISNWERGYTSCIMPKDLQKLSAALKIPISYLVEEPKPPEKIITTDPRLQRLIDSYPKLNAQAKATIDALLAISENYI; from the coding sequence ATGCGGCTCTGTAAGCAATTCATAGAAGACCTATTTACAGACTTTTATTCACACCCTCAGATTGGCAAATCTTCCCAAGTCATTTCCAACTGGGAGCGCGGCTATACATCTTGCATAATGCCAAAAGATCTTCAGAAACTATCCGCTGCTCTAAAAATCCCCATCAGTTATCTGGTCGAAGAACCAAAGCCGCCTGAAAAAATCATCACAACAGATCCAAGATTACAACGCCTCATAGACAGCTATCCAAAGCTTAACGCTCAAGCTAAGGCAACCATAGATGCCTTGTTAGCTATATCTGAAAATTACATATAA
- a CDS encoding DUF3846 domain-containing protein: protein MTEENNNKMMVYTVELIKGESGAIRTSGICHVSKDDFLHEAYDIIKCRFVDCRCFEYKGTKYDVWFDDEFLLKGETIYPTLILGDLEPDAFDLICDNFIITKSDEEGKTIGITKEEADDLAAFLRENTQKLLQANAKGLFGGKKSA, encoded by the coding sequence ATGACTGAGGAAAACAACAACAAAATGATGGTTTATACCGTTGAACTTATCAAGGGCGAAAGCGGTGCCATCCGTACATCAGGCATATGCCATGTATCCAAGGATGATTTTTTACACGAGGCCTATGACATCATCAAATGCAGGTTTGTAGACTGCCGATGCTTTGAATACAAAGGCACCAAATATGATGTATGGTTCGACGATGAATTTTTGCTTAAAGGCGAGACTATTTACCCCACTCTTATTCTCGGCGACCTTGAGCCAGATGCCTTCGACCTCATCTGTGATAACTTTATCATCACAAAATCCGACGAGGAAGGCAAAACCATTGGCATCACCAAGGAAGAAGCCGACGACCTGGCCGCTTTCCTGCGGGAAAACACCCAAAAGCTATTACAGGCCAATGCTAAAGGTCTGTTTGGAGGCAAAAAATCGGCCTGA
- a CDS encoding TrbG/VirB9 family P-type conjugative transfer protein, translating into MMWQDSRKRILVWGMLGVLMLPAGASAQESNANAEVKTAQTETTEVKNTHESRKEKELKERVKVLEAQLEEKAREQLELQAEVDDLSSRQKAIERGDSLSHGYPATSNYLVEPGYNENVGYTQDAINAQGDSTMVFSYSPSQLYKIYCKLNYLTDIVLKEGEQITFVGGGDTGKWMLDASSVEGTPHIYLKPIARGAKTNIIINTTHHTYQVLCSEGDWYNPIIKWSYGSENIMKSIAGQKVMDRTVSGVVQSPENLSFAYSIRGKASWKPEHVFDDGHKTYIRFSRNFKKLPVLFVKDKGHKEAMLVNYHVKGNTLVVERTFNEAQLRMDGEIVRITRSGK; encoded by the coding sequence ATGATGTGGCAGGATTCAAGAAAACGTATTTTGGTATGGGGAATGCTGGGCGTGCTCATGTTGCCTGCGGGAGCTTCAGCACAGGAAAGTAATGCGAATGCTGAGGTAAAGACAGCGCAGACAGAAACAACGGAAGTGAAAAACACCCACGAAAGCCGTAAGGAAAAGGAATTAAAAGAAAGAGTTAAAGTGCTTGAAGCTCAGTTGGAGGAAAAAGCACGGGAACAGCTGGAATTGCAGGCTGAAGTGGATGATTTAAGCTCCCGGCAAAAGGCCATTGAACGAGGGGATAGTCTCTCGCATGGTTACCCGGCTACCAGCAACTATCTGGTGGAACCTGGCTATAACGAAAATGTGGGCTATACTCAGGATGCCATAAATGCCCAGGGAGACAGCACCATGGTATTCAGTTACAGCCCTAGCCAGCTCTATAAAATCTATTGCAAGCTGAATTATCTGACCGATATTGTGCTGAAGGAAGGGGAACAGATTACCTTTGTGGGTGGTGGTGATACAGGTAAATGGATGCTGGATGCTTCCTCTGTAGAGGGGACACCCCATATCTATCTGAAGCCCATTGCCAGAGGAGCCAAGACCAATATCATCATCAATACGACACACCATACATATCAGGTGCTTTGTAGCGAAGGGGATTGGTACAATCCGATTATCAAGTGGTCATATGGCAGTGAAAACATCATGAAGAGTATTGCCGGCCAGAAGGTTATGGACAGAACCGTAAGCGGCGTTGTGCAGTCGCCGGAGAATTTGTCCTTTGCCTATAGTATCAGGGGCAAGGCAAGCTGGAAGCCTGAGCATGTCTTTGATGATGGCCATAAAACCTATATCCGTTTCAGCCGGAATTTCAAGAAGCTGCCGGTGCTCTTTGTAAAGGATAAGGGGCATAAGGAGGCCATGCTGGTGAATTATCATGTTAAGGGCAATACACTGGTGGTGGAGCGCACCTTCAATGAAGCGCAGCTGAGAATGGATGGAGAAATTGTAAGGATTACACGGTCAGGAAAATAA
- the trbF gene encoding conjugal transfer protein TrbF, whose product MDVSNLFRGAQEFNKEEPQNPCEYGRKVWDDMNGNALKQNHNLRIMCMGLMGALVIATIGNVYQATQSTVEPYIIEVDSTTGAIRKAGAISEMNYTPEKLEVEYFLGRFIQDTRSLPVDAEVYKQSWYEAYGYMTKDAAAAMSAEMEKQDRTGDFGKKRIKVTINSILPVNSGSDSYQANWTEEVWDLTTGSQKTVKMTGIFTITIIQGKDKKSLMENPLGIYVKDFSWSEENVANVSKEKAGDK is encoded by the coding sequence ATGGATGTGAGCAATCTCTTTCGTGGGGCTCAGGAATTCAACAAGGAAGAGCCGCAAAATCCCTGTGAGTATGGCCGCAAGGTCTGGGATGATATGAATGGCAATGCCTTAAAGCAAAATCACAATCTGAGAATTATGTGTATGGGACTTATGGGAGCACTTGTCATTGCAACCATCGGCAATGTCTATCAGGCAACCCAAAGTACCGTGGAGCCATATATCATCGAGGTGGACAGCACAACAGGTGCCATCCGGAAGGCTGGGGCCATATCGGAAATGAATTATACGCCGGAAAAGCTGGAGGTAGAGTATTTCCTGGGCAGGTTCATTCAGGATACCCGCAGTCTGCCGGTGGATGCGGAAGTTTACAAGCAGAGTTGGTATGAGGCCTATGGTTATATGACCAAGGATGCGGCTGCAGCCATGTCTGCTGAAATGGAAAAACAGGATAGAACCGGCGATTTTGGCAAGAAGCGTATCAAGGTAACGATCAATTCCATTCTGCCAGTGAATTCAGGCAGTGACTCATATCAGGCCAACTGGACGGAAGAAGTTTGGGATCTTACAACGGGCAGCCAGAAGACGGTAAAGATGACCGGGATATTCACGATTACCATCATTCAGGGAAAGGATAAGAAATCCCTGATGGAAAATCCCCTGGGCATCTATGTAAAAGACTTCAGCTGGTCGGAAGAAAATGTGGCAAATGTTTCTAAGGAAAAGGCAGGGGATAAATGA